A region from the Variovorax sp. V93 genome encodes:
- a CDS encoding PilT/PilU family type 4a pilus ATPase encodes MERDQASQFINDLLKLMVSRNGSDLFITADFPPAIKVDGKVTKVSQQALGAQHTLALTRSIMNDRQTAEFERTKECNFAISPTGIGRFRVNAFVQQGKVGMVLRTIPAKLPTIDGLGMPQVLKDVSMTKRGLTILVGATGSGKSTTLAAMIDWRNENSYGHIVTVEDPVEFVHPHKNCVVTQREVGIDTDSWEAALKNTLRQAPDVILMGEIRDRETMEHAVAFAETGHLCMATLHANSANQALDRIINFFPEERRAQLLMDLSLNLRSLISQRLVPTEDGQGRVAAVEVLLNTPLISDLIFKGEVGEIKEIMRKSRNLGMQTFDQALFDLFESHSITFEDAIRNADSANDLRLQIKLNSQRARSTDLSAGTEHFAIV; translated from the coding sequence ATGGAACGCGATCAAGCCAGCCAGTTCATCAACGACCTGCTCAAGCTCATGGTGAGCCGCAACGGCAGCGACTTGTTCATCACCGCCGACTTCCCGCCCGCGATCAAGGTCGATGGCAAGGTCACCAAGGTGTCGCAGCAGGCGCTGGGGGCGCAGCACACGCTGGCGCTCACGCGCTCGATCATGAACGACCGCCAGACGGCCGAGTTCGAGCGCACCAAGGAATGCAACTTCGCGATCTCGCCCACCGGCATCGGCCGCTTCCGCGTGAACGCGTTCGTGCAGCAGGGCAAGGTCGGCATGGTGCTGCGGACCATCCCGGCCAAGCTGCCGACCATCGACGGCCTGGGCATGCCGCAGGTGCTGAAGGACGTGTCCATGACCAAGCGCGGCCTCACCATCCTGGTGGGCGCCACGGGCTCGGGCAAGTCGACCACGCTGGCGGCCATGATCGACTGGCGCAACGAAAATTCCTACGGCCACATCGTGACGGTGGAAGACCCGGTCGAGTTCGTGCACCCGCACAAGAACTGCGTGGTCACGCAGCGCGAAGTGGGCATCGACACCGACAGCTGGGAAGCCGCGCTCAAGAACACGCTGCGCCAGGCGCCGGACGTGATCCTGATGGGCGAAATCCGCGACCGCGAGACCATGGAGCATGCCGTGGCCTTTGCCGAAACCGGCCACCTCTGCATGGCCACGCTGCACGCCAACAGCGCCAACCAGGCCCTGGACCGGATCATCAACTTCTTCCCCGAGGAACGCCGCGCCCAGCTCCTGATGGACCTGTCGCTGAACCTGCGCTCGCTGATCTCGCAGCGCCTGGTGCCCACCGAGGACGGCCAGGGCCGCGTGGCGGCGGTGGAAGTGCTGCTGAACACGCCCCTCATTTCGGACCTGATCTTCAAGGGCGAAGTGGGCGAGATCAAGGAGATCATGCGCAAGAGCCGCAACCTTGGCATGCAGACCTTCGACCAGGCGCTGTTCGACCTGTTCGAGAGCCACTCGATCACCTTCGAGGACGCCATCCGCAACGCCGACTCGGCCAACGACCTGCGCCTGCAGATCAAGCTCAACAGCCAGCGCGCGCGCAGCACCGACCTGTCGGCCGGCACGGAGCATTTCGCGATCGTATAG
- a CDS encoding NAD(P)-dependent oxidoreductase, with protein sequence MSSINPRTYESTPAQTVAFLGLGVMGGPMAGHLAKAGHKVTVYNRTPAKAEAWVAEFGAPGRHAATPREAAAGADIVFSCVGNDDDLRAVVLGPNGAFAGMKKGSVLVDHTTASADVARELSNAAAAAGLQFIDAPVSGGQAGAQNGALTVMCGGDKASFERVKPVMGAFARAVTLLGASGAGQLAKMVNQIAIAGLVQGLSEAIAFGQRAGLDMKLVLEVIGKGAAQSWQMDNRGKTMIDGKFDYGFAVDWMRKDLGLVLDEAKRNGARLPVTALVDQFYADVQQAGGRRWDTSSLIIRLK encoded by the coding sequence ATGAGCAGCATCAACCCCCGAACCTACGAATCCACACCCGCCCAGACGGTGGCCTTCCTGGGCCTTGGCGTCATGGGCGGCCCGATGGCCGGGCACCTGGCCAAGGCCGGCCACAAGGTCACGGTCTACAACCGCACACCGGCCAAGGCCGAGGCCTGGGTCGCCGAATTCGGCGCGCCCGGCCGCCATGCCGCCACCCCGCGCGAAGCGGCCGCGGGCGCCGACATTGTCTTCAGCTGCGTGGGCAACGACGACGACCTGCGCGCCGTGGTGCTGGGCCCGAACGGCGCCTTCGCAGGCATGAAGAAGGGCAGCGTGCTCGTCGACCACACCACCGCTTCGGCCGACGTGGCGCGCGAGCTGTCGAATGCGGCGGCGGCCGCCGGACTGCAGTTCATCGACGCGCCGGTGTCCGGCGGCCAGGCCGGCGCGCAGAACGGCGCGCTCACCGTGATGTGCGGCGGCGACAAGGCGAGCTTCGAACGTGTCAAGCCGGTGATGGGCGCCTTTGCGCGCGCCGTCACGCTGCTGGGCGCGAGCGGCGCCGGCCAGCTGGCAAAAATGGTGAACCAGATCGCCATCGCGGGCCTGGTGCAGGGCCTCTCCGAAGCCATTGCCTTCGGCCAGCGCGCCGGCCTCGACATGAAGCTGGTGCTCGAGGTGATCGGCAAGGGCGCCGCCCAGAGCTGGCAGATGGACAACCGCGGCAAGACCATGATCGACGGCAAGTTCGACTACGGCTTTGCCGTCGACTGGATGCGCAAGGACCTGGGCCTGGTGCTCGACGAGGCCAAGCGCAACGGCGCGCGCCTGCCCGTGACGGCGCTGGTCGACCAGTTCTATGCCGATGTGCAGCAGGCCGGCGGACGGCGCTGGGACACGTCGAGCCTGATCATCCGGCTCAAGTAA
- a CDS encoding BON domain-containing protein, with protein sequence MTTTTPFQRFAIALASGTVLVAGLSACVPLVVGGAAAVGVGMVATDRRSSGAQLDDQGIELRAAARVREIANDNMYVSVTSYNRQVLLTGAVGSDADRRRVEDVVQRVDNVRSVVNELTVGQSSTFQERSNDLFISGKVKASLLDAKDIFANSFKVVTERGVVYLMGIATRRETDRATEIARGISGVQKVVRVVEVVSEAELASQAQQAQRGGTGSPPPAPSSAPGSSSSSRVPLPPMEPLPPAQPGGATTTPVR encoded by the coding sequence ATGACGACAACGACACCGTTCCAGCGCTTCGCCATTGCACTTGCCTCGGGAACCGTTCTGGTTGCCGGGCTTTCGGCCTGCGTGCCGCTCGTGGTCGGAGGGGCCGCGGCGGTGGGCGTGGGCATGGTGGCGACCGACCGCCGCAGCTCCGGCGCCCAGCTCGACGACCAGGGCATCGAGCTGCGCGCGGCCGCCCGCGTGCGCGAGATCGCCAACGACAACATGTACGTGAGCGTCACCAGCTACAACCGCCAGGTGCTGCTGACCGGCGCCGTGGGCAGCGATGCCGACCGCCGCCGCGTCGAGGACGTGGTGCAGCGCGTGGACAACGTGCGCTCGGTGGTCAACGAGCTCACCGTCGGCCAGTCCAGCACTTTCCAGGAACGCTCCAACGACCTGTTCATCAGCGGCAAGGTCAAGGCCTCGCTGCTCGATGCCAAGGACATCTTCGCCAATTCGTTCAAGGTGGTGACCGAGCGCGGCGTGGTCTACCTGATGGGCATCGCGACGCGCCGCGAGACCGACCGCGCGACCGAAATCGCACGCGGCATCTCGGGCGTGCAGAAGGTGGTGCGCGTGGTCGAGGTGGTGAGCGAGGCCGAGCTGGCCAGCCAGGCGCAGCAGGCGCAGCGCGGCGGTACCGGATCGCCGCCGCCGGCACCGTCTTCGGCGCCCGGATCTTCTTCATCGTCGCGCGTGCCGCTGCCGCCGATGGAGCCGCTGCCGCCGGCCCAGCCCGGCGGCGCGACGACCACGCCGGTGCGCTGA
- a CDS encoding SIS domain-containing protein has translation MLEQRIQQHFIDSADLKYQAGPILSKPISQAMQAILACVTSGGKVLACGAGVSGLLAAQFAAHFVGRFERERPELGAIALPGDPNDPAADSAAAVDADRFARQVRALGQAGDVLLALSASGQSAAVLAAVLAAHERDMTVVALLGNASAGQPASPGAGSSGTGGAIGRALRETDVQIGVSHERAARIHEVHLLALHCLCDGVDAQLLGEQEAST, from the coding sequence ATGCTCGAGCAACGGATTCAGCAACACTTCATCGACAGCGCCGACCTCAAGTACCAGGCCGGCCCCATCCTCAGCAAACCCATTTCGCAGGCCATGCAGGCGATCCTTGCGTGCGTGACCAGCGGCGGCAAGGTGCTGGCCTGCGGTGCGGGCGTCTCGGGCCTGCTGGCGGCGCAGTTCGCGGCGCACTTCGTCGGCCGCTTCGAGCGCGAGCGCCCCGAGCTGGGCGCCATCGCGCTGCCCGGCGACCCCAACGACCCGGCGGCCGACAGCGCCGCCGCCGTCGATGCCGACCGCTTCGCCCGCCAGGTGCGCGCGCTCGGCCAGGCCGGCGACGTGCTGCTGGCGCTTAGCGCCAGCGGGCAGTCGGCGGCCGTGCTGGCCGCGGTGCTGGCCGCGCACGAGCGCGACATGACGGTGGTCGCGCTGCTGGGCAACGCCAGTGCCGGCCAGCCGGCATCGCCCGGCGCGGGCAGCAGCGGCACCGGCGGCGCCATCGGCCGCGCGCTGCGCGAAACGGATGTTCAGATCGGCGTGTCGCACGAACGTGCGGCGCGTATCCACGAAGTCCACCTGCTCGCACTGCATTGCCTGTGCGACGGCGTGGATGCCCAGCTACTCGGAGAACAGGAAGCTTCCACATGA
- a CDS encoding YraN family protein has protein sequence MKTITTKHRGDAAEDAALDHLQCAGLALVARNYRTPGRGGGEIDLIMRDPRDATLVFVEVRQRSTGTHGGAGGSITGLKQRRIVFAARHYLNGLRTLPPCRFDVVLVEERITWLQGAFDAGGN, from the coding sequence ATGAAGACCATCACGACCAAGCATCGCGGCGATGCGGCGGAAGACGCCGCGCTCGACCACCTCCAATGCGCCGGCCTGGCGCTGGTAGCGCGCAATTATCGAACGCCCGGGCGCGGCGGCGGCGAGATCGACCTGATCATGCGCGATCCGCGCGACGCCACGCTGGTGTTCGTGGAAGTGCGCCAGCGCAGCACGGGCACGCACGGCGGCGCCGGCGGCAGCATCACGGGTCTCAAGCAGCGGCGCATCGTGTTCGCGGCGCGCCACTACCTGAACGGCCTGCGCACGCTGCCGCCGTGCCGTTTCGACGTGGTGCTGGTCGAGGAGCGCATCACCTGGCTGCAGGGCGCGTTCGACGCGGGCGGGAACTGA
- the rsmI gene encoding 16S rRNA (cytidine(1402)-2'-O)-methyltransferase: MASLVPAAFGAALAAARDAAGGQHYPQGTLYVVATPIGNLADITLRALHVLQLVDAVACEDTRHTQSLLRAYGIDRPNAQLLAVHQHNEAEAAQAVAARLAQGERIAYVSDAGTPGVSDPGARLVAAVRAAGLRVLPLPGASSVTTLVGAAGLVAAGDESSAFVFAGFLPTKAGERDAAVQALAQERRAVVLLEAPHRIEAVARALATLGERRLTVGRELTKQFEEIATVAAAGLPAWFAAGRDRTRGEFALVLHPLAAAADDGSAEGERVLRLLLAELPVKTAVRLAAEISGAPRNALYDAALRIRNGNDAADE, encoded by the coding sequence TTGGCTTCACTAGTACCCGCTGCCTTCGGCGCCGCCCTCGCAGCCGCGCGCGACGCCGCGGGTGGGCAGCATTATCCGCAGGGTACGCTGTATGTGGTGGCCACACCCATCGGCAACCTGGCCGACATCACGCTGCGCGCGCTGCACGTGCTGCAGCTGGTCGACGCCGTCGCCTGCGAGGACACGCGCCACACGCAGAGCCTGCTGCGCGCCTACGGCATCGACCGGCCGAATGCCCAGCTGCTGGCCGTGCACCAGCACAACGAGGCCGAGGCCGCGCAGGCCGTGGCCGCGCGGCTCGCGCAGGGCGAGCGCATCGCCTACGTGAGCGACGCCGGCACGCCGGGCGTGAGCGACCCGGGCGCGCGGCTGGTCGCGGCCGTGCGCGCCGCCGGCCTGCGCGTGCTGCCGCTGCCGGGGGCGAGCAGCGTCACCACGCTGGTCGGCGCCGCCGGCCTCGTCGCGGCGGGCGACGAGAGCAGCGCCTTCGTGTTCGCGGGCTTCCTGCCGACCAAGGCCGGCGAGCGCGACGCGGCCGTGCAGGCGCTCGCGCAGGAGCGACGCGCGGTGGTGCTGCTGGAAGCGCCGCACCGCATCGAGGCCGTGGCGCGCGCACTTGCGACGCTGGGCGAGCGCCGCCTCACCGTCGGCCGCGAGCTCACCAAGCAGTTCGAGGAGATCGCGACCGTCGCCGCCGCCGGGCTGCCGGCCTGGTTCGCGGCCGGCCGCGACCGCACGCGCGGCGAATTCGCGCTGGTGCTGCACCCGCTGGCCGCGGCCGCCGACGACGGCAGCGCCGAAGGCGAACGCGTGCTGCGCCTGCTGCTGGCCGAGCTGCCCGTGAAGACCGCGGTGCGGCTTGCGGCCGAGATCAGCGGCGCACCGCGCAATGCGCTGTATGACGCGGCGCTGCGCATTCGCAACGGCAACGACGCAGCGGACGAGTAG
- a CDS encoding RNA 2'-phosphotransferase codes for MTPEDVSKFIAYVLRHAPESIGLRLDAEGWADIDALVTGSTTAGRDLTRPEVMQAATSGAKKRYELSDDGQRIRALQGHSTPQVSRSFDVLVPPAQLFHGTATRFLAVIREQGLVPGSRQHVHLSADEATAFQVGSRHGKAHVLRVDSGRMHALGHAFHRAENGVWLTETVPPEFLSESR; via the coding sequence ATGACTCCAGAAGACGTCAGCAAATTCATCGCCTACGTGCTGCGGCACGCTCCGGAGTCCATTGGCCTGCGACTCGACGCGGAGGGGTGGGCCGACATTGATGCGCTGGTCACGGGCTCAACGACCGCCGGTCGCGATCTGACTCGACCAGAGGTTATGCAAGCAGCGACTTCGGGCGCGAAGAAACGCTACGAGCTTTCGGACGACGGGCAACGCATTCGGGCCCTGCAAGGCCATTCCACGCCCCAGGTCAGTCGCAGCTTCGATGTCCTGGTTCCTCCAGCGCAACTTTTTCATGGAACGGCCACGCGCTTTCTTGCCGTCATTCGTGAGCAAGGTCTCGTACCCGGCTCGCGGCAACATGTTCATCTTTCCGCCGACGAAGCTACAGCATTTCAGGTGGGAAGCCGGCATGGCAAGGCGCACGTGCTGCGGGTCGATTCAGGCCGAATGCATGCGCTCGGCCATGCCTTTCATCGCGCCGAGAACGGGGTTTGGCTGACTGAAACCGTACCGCCGGAGTTCCTGTCCGAATCGAGGTAG
- a CDS encoding LysR family transcriptional regulator, whose protein sequence is MEIPRTNLDALQSFAVFADTLNFSESARLLHISQPALHAKVRKLSEQLDAKLYLRVGSSLELTRLGEQVARHARELLMLNRRFVKGLQVGHDKPTITLTAGEGAYLYLLGKALSQFSRVGASLHLQLLTHNRDESIRAVRAGQAQLGIAPLGTVPADLKAARLTTVGQVLVVPRTHALASRKTVRLRDLKDAPLIVPPAGKPHRELLGRLLQAEAVPWQPVLEANGWELMLRFAQLGFGVTVVNACCRIPKGLVAIPLNGYPPLEYQVFHSGDRPLTADMQKLMDALLAEGDRWQTTLRSTERTA, encoded by the coding sequence ATGGAAATTCCTCGCACCAACCTCGACGCGCTGCAATCGTTCGCCGTGTTTGCCGACACGCTGAATTTCAGTGAGTCGGCTCGCCTGCTGCACATCAGCCAGCCCGCTCTGCATGCAAAGGTCCGAAAGCTCTCCGAACAGCTCGACGCGAAGCTGTATCTGCGCGTGGGAAGTTCCCTTGAACTCACACGTCTTGGCGAGCAAGTCGCACGGCACGCACGGGAGTTGCTGATGCTGAATCGCCGCTTCGTGAAAGGATTGCAGGTGGGGCATGACAAACCCACCATCACGCTGACAGCGGGCGAAGGGGCCTATCTCTACCTGCTGGGCAAAGCCCTGTCACAGTTCTCCAGAGTTGGCGCGTCTTTGCATCTGCAATTGCTTACGCACAATCGCGATGAGTCAATTCGGGCAGTGCGGGCTGGACAGGCGCAACTGGGCATTGCGCCGCTCGGTACGGTTCCTGCGGATCTGAAAGCGGCCCGATTGACTACGGTTGGACAGGTATTGGTCGTGCCTCGTACACATGCCCTCGCCTCGCGTAAAACAGTACGACTGCGAGATCTCAAGGATGCGCCGCTCATCGTTCCGCCGGCAGGCAAGCCTCATCGCGAGCTTCTTGGCCGGCTTCTGCAGGCCGAGGCAGTGCCTTGGCAGCCGGTGCTGGAAGCCAATGGCTGGGAATTGATGTTGCGCTTTGCCCAGTTGGGTTTCGGTGTAACGGTTGTGAATGCTTGCTGCCGCATTCCCAAGGGGTTGGTCGCCATTCCATTGAATGGTTACCCGCCGCTCGAATACCAAGTGTTTCATTCAGGCGACCGGCCGCTGACTGCGGACATGCAGAAATTGATGGATGCGTTGCTCGCCGAGGGCGACCGTTGGCAGACGACCCTTCGCTCGACTGAAAGAACAGCATGA
- a CDS encoding glutathione S-transferase, translated as MTYQLHYWPTIQGRGEFVRLALEAAGADYVDVARLPESKGGGESALGDRLDDPDIVRPSFAPPFLIDGDIVVGQTAAILLYLGPRLGLAGVGESDGLWTHQLQLTIADVVAEAHDTHHPISTGAYYEDQRDAAVQRARAFREERIPKFLNWFERVLRRNPAGSSHLVGDVLTYADLSLFQLVEGLRYAFPKAAARALAATPAVEKLHDNVKRRQRVHDYLQSPRRIAFNEDGIFRRYAELDA; from the coding sequence ATGACATACCAACTTCACTACTGGCCCACCATCCAGGGCCGCGGGGAATTCGTGCGGCTCGCGCTCGAGGCGGCCGGTGCGGACTATGTCGACGTGGCGCGGCTGCCCGAATCGAAAGGCGGCGGCGAGTCCGCACTGGGCGACCGGCTCGACGACCCGGACATCGTCCGCCCGTCCTTCGCGCCGCCGTTCCTGATCGATGGCGACATCGTCGTGGGGCAGACCGCGGCCATCCTGCTGTACCTCGGGCCGCGGCTCGGCCTCGCGGGCGTCGGCGAATCCGACGGCCTCTGGACGCACCAGCTGCAGCTCACCATTGCCGACGTGGTGGCGGAGGCGCACGACACGCACCATCCGATTTCCACCGGCGCCTACTACGAGGACCAGCGCGACGCGGCCGTGCAGCGCGCCCGGGCCTTCCGCGAAGAGCGGATTCCCAAGTTCCTGAACTGGTTCGAGCGCGTGCTGCGGCGCAACCCCGCGGGGTCTTCGCACCTCGTGGGCGACGTGCTGACCTACGCCGACCTGTCGCTGTTCCAGCTGGTCGAAGGCCTGCGCTATGCGTTCCCGAAAGCCGCGGCCCGCGCGCTGGCCGCCACGCCGGCGGTCGAGAAGCTGCACGACAACGTCAAGCGCCGCCAGCGCGTGCACGACTACCTGCAAAGCCCGCGCCGCATCGCGTTCAACGAGGACGGGATCTTCAGGCGCTATGCGGAGCTGGATGCCTGA
- a CDS encoding FMN-dependent NADH-azoreductase gives MKELLYIETSPRTTRSASIEVAGAFIDEVKRVHPACRVTTLNPWTMALPELSQDMLDAKYAGINGVPLTAAQQTAWDEVRRIAAPFHAADHIVLAMPLWNFGIPYKLKHLIDVVSHKDVLFRFDASGLSGMLQTRRATVVCARGLDYPLGKDGSAHALDFQLPYIETWLRFIGVQEVRSVVVEKTLMGPEVDAGARAGAKRRAVELAEGL, from the coding sequence ATGAAAGAACTCCTGTACATCGAGACCTCGCCAAGGACCACGCGCTCCGCCAGCATCGAAGTGGCCGGTGCCTTCATCGACGAAGTGAAGCGGGTCCACCCTGCGTGCCGCGTCACCACCCTGAACCCCTGGACGATGGCGCTCCCCGAGCTGTCGCAGGACATGCTCGACGCCAAGTACGCCGGCATCAACGGCGTGCCGCTCACCGCCGCCCAGCAGACGGCCTGGGACGAGGTGCGGCGCATTGCCGCGCCCTTCCACGCGGCGGACCACATCGTGCTGGCGATGCCGCTGTGGAACTTTGGTATTCCCTACAAGCTGAAGCACCTGATCGACGTGGTGTCGCACAAGGACGTGCTGTTCCGCTTCGACGCCTCGGGGCTGTCCGGCATGCTGCAGACCCGGCGAGCGACAGTGGTGTGCGCAAGGGGGCTGGACTACCCGCTGGGAAAGGACGGCTCCGCGCACGCGCTCGACTTCCAGCTGCCCTACATCGAGACCTGGCTGCGCTTCATCGGCGTGCAGGAGGTGCGCTCGGTGGTGGTCGAGAAGACGCTGATGGGCCCGGAGGTGGATGCCGGCGCAAGGGCCGGCGCGAAGCGCCGCGCGGTGGAGCTCGCCGAGGGGCTCTGA
- a CDS encoding LysR family transcriptional regulator, with the protein MLDSQQLRAFVSVADHGSVTRAAEAMHLTQSAVSAQIRRLEEQLGCRVFDRTTRSLELTAQGSVLLSYARSILNLQQQAVSRLAAPRRAPTTLRLGCSEGFPSEWLFAALAGFRQRRPDVHVEITCGISTALAKQVRQRSLDLMVGTVCDAGSDTETLWMEPLVWAFSERALLDPDAPAPLAFLSEPCPFREAALASLAGHGTTHWQIVLTAHGSGPLMAAAAAGLAITVLTPSGMPPLLRSIPPGSFLPPLPPARFVIQQAEGSAEPEPLAALVDEVREACFRWRGAHALPPRS; encoded by the coding sequence ATGCTCGACTCCCAGCAGCTGCGCGCCTTCGTCTCGGTGGCCGACCATGGCAGCGTGACCCGCGCGGCCGAAGCCATGCACCTGACGCAATCGGCCGTGAGCGCGCAGATCCGGCGGCTGGAAGAGCAGCTGGGCTGCCGCGTCTTCGACCGCACCACGCGGTCGCTGGAACTCACGGCCCAGGGCAGCGTGCTGCTGAGCTATGCCAGGAGCATCCTCAACCTGCAGCAGCAGGCGGTCTCCAGGCTCGCGGCGCCCCGGCGTGCGCCGACCACGCTGCGCCTCGGGTGCTCGGAGGGCTTTCCCAGCGAATGGCTGTTTGCCGCGCTCGCGGGCTTTCGCCAGCGCAGGCCCGACGTGCATGTGGAAATCACCTGCGGCATCAGCACGGCGCTGGCCAAACAGGTGCGGCAGCGCTCGCTGGACCTGATGGTCGGCACGGTCTGCGACGCCGGCAGCGACACCGAAACGCTCTGGATGGAGCCGCTGGTGTGGGCCTTTTCGGAAAGGGCGCTGCTCGACCCCGACGCGCCCGCCCCACTGGCGTTTCTGTCGGAGCCCTGCCCGTTCCGCGAAGCCGCGCTCGCCTCGCTGGCCGGACACGGAACGACCCACTGGCAGATCGTGCTGACCGCGCACGGCTCCGGCCCGTTGATGGCCGCCGCGGCCGCCGGCCTGGCCATTACCGTGCTGACGCCGTCGGGCATGCCGCCCCTGCTGCGTTCCATTCCGCCGGGCAGCTTCCTGCCGCCGCTGCCGCCTGCCCGCTTCGTGATCCAGCAGGCCGAAGGCAGCGCGGAGCCGGAGCCGCTGGCGGCGCTGGTCGACGAGGTGCGCGAGGCCTGCTTCCGCTGGCGCGGGGCGCATGCCTTGCCGCCCCGGTCCTGA
- a CDS encoding ABC transporter substrate-binding protein produces the protein MKLFTTGRSTLLRRWSLPLSLIAAIAAPAHGADKLRFGLNWYPQAEHCGWFQAQAAGLYKKAGLEVELIGGSPDRNVPLLVAAGELDLGMGSSFTTLNMAARGIPARTIAAFLQKDPQTLVAHADQGVKTLADLKGRPIMVAKFSQAEFWAFLKQKHGFSDSQLRPYAYSPAPFLADAKAVQQGYITEDAQLLGKALPKPPVSILLADYGYENYASTIFAMDRYIAANEKAVAAFVEATRAGWQQCIDGDYAPALNAVVAADPKHDVALFHFKMKQMKELAMVKHGDALQSGAGAMSDARWKRFFDTMSAAGIYPATLDYKAAYTLRFSNAKAAWQ, from the coding sequence ATGAAACTCTTCACCACAGGCCGCTCCACACTGCTGCGGCGCTGGAGCCTCCCACTGTCGCTGATCGCGGCCATCGCTGCACCCGCGCATGGCGCCGACAAGCTCCGGTTCGGCTTGAACTGGTATCCGCAGGCCGAGCATTGCGGCTGGTTCCAGGCGCAAGCCGCCGGGCTGTACAAGAAGGCCGGGCTGGAAGTGGAACTGATCGGCGGCAGCCCCGACCGGAACGTACCGCTGCTGGTGGCTGCGGGCGAGCTGGACCTCGGCATGGGTTCGAGCTTCACCACGCTCAACATGGCGGCGCGCGGCATTCCCGCGCGCACCATTGCCGCCTTCCTGCAGAAGGACCCGCAGACGCTGGTCGCGCACGCCGACCAGGGCGTGAAGACGCTGGCCGACCTGAAGGGCCGGCCGATCATGGTCGCCAAGTTCTCGCAGGCGGAGTTCTGGGCTTTCCTCAAGCAGAAGCACGGTTTCAGCGACAGCCAGCTGCGCCCCTACGCGTATTCCCCGGCGCCGTTCCTGGCGGATGCCAAGGCGGTTCAGCAGGGCTACATCACGGAAGACGCCCAGCTGCTTGGCAAGGCGCTGCCGAAGCCGCCGGTCTCCATCCTGCTGGCCGACTACGGCTACGAGAACTACGCATCGACGATCTTCGCGATGGACCGCTACATTGCCGCGAACGAAAAGGCGGTTGCCGCGTTCGTCGAGGCAACCCGGGCCGGGTGGCAGCAGTGCATCGATGGCGACTACGCACCCGCCTTGAACGCCGTGGTTGCCGCGGACCCGAAGCACGACGTCGCGCTCTTCCACTTCAAGATGAAGCAGATGAAGGAGCTGGCCATGGTGAAGCATGGCGATGCGCTGCAGTCCGGCGCCGGCGCCATGTCGGATGCACGCTGGAAACGCTTCTTCGACACCATGTCGGCGGCCGGCATCTACCCTGCGACGCTGGACTACAAGGCCGCCTACACGCTTCGATTCAGCAACGCCAAGGCGGCCTGGCAATGA
- a CDS encoding isopenicillin N synthase family dioxygenase: MMQQARHGTASVPLIDMAPFMRGDAAARLATARQFGRAFEETGFAAIVNHGVSARLADDVYAQAKAFFALPLDHKSQLMPPEKVKGRGYLPMGIESVAATLDGETPPDLCEALVFASLQRERDGRGQRNLWPSEPTGFDQNINAWFDAIHGLCGRLMRMSALALDLPEDWFDACFSEPSLTLRFVNYPDQPVEPRPGQLRYGAHHDYGGLTILRQDNAPGGLEVCDLQGRWHDVPVIADSFVINVGDLMQRWTNGRWRSTLHRVSNPPRDLTGSTQRLSMVAFTGPEESTSVECLPSCCDAAHPARFEPVIAGEYIQGKLRSSMELTPPASR, encoded by the coding sequence ATGATGCAGCAAGCCAGGCACGGCACCGCGTCGGTGCCGCTGATCGACATGGCGCCGTTCATGCGCGGGGACGCCGCCGCGCGGCTCGCAACCGCCCGGCAGTTCGGCAGGGCCTTCGAGGAGACCGGCTTTGCGGCGATCGTCAACCATGGCGTCTCCGCGCGCCTGGCGGACGATGTCTACGCGCAGGCCAAGGCCTTCTTCGCCTTGCCGCTCGACCACAAGTCGCAACTGATGCCGCCCGAGAAGGTCAAGGGCCGCGGCTACCTGCCGATGGGCATCGAGAGCGTGGCGGCAACCCTGGATGGCGAGACGCCGCCGGACCTTTGCGAAGCGCTCGTCTTCGCGTCCCTGCAGCGCGAGCGCGATGGCCGGGGCCAGCGCAACCTCTGGCCCAGCGAGCCGACGGGGTTCGACCAGAACATCAACGCCTGGTTCGACGCCATCCATGGCCTGTGCGGCCGGCTCATGCGCATGTCGGCGCTGGCGCTCGACCTGCCCGAAGACTGGTTCGATGCCTGCTTTAGCGAACCCTCGCTCACGCTGCGCTTCGTCAACTATCCGGACCAGCCGGTCGAGCCGCGGCCGGGCCAGCTGCGCTACGGCGCGCACCACGACTACGGCGGCCTCACCATCCTGCGCCAGGACAACGCGCCGGGCGGGCTGGAGGTCTGCGATCTTCAGGGCCGCTGGCACGACGTGCCGGTGATTGCGGACAGCTTCGTGATCAATGTCGGCGACCTCATGCAGCGCTGGACCAACGGCCGGTGGCGGTCGACCCTGCACCGCGTCAGCAACCCGCCGCGCGACCTGACCGGCTCCACGCAGCGGCTGTCGATGGTGGCGTTCACCGGCCCGGAGGAAAGCACGAGCGTCGAATGCCTGCCCTCCTGCTGCGATGCGGCCCATCCGGCCCGCTTCGAGCCGGTGATTGCGGGGGAGTACATCCAGGGCAAGCTGCGCTCGTCGATGGAATTGACGCCCCCCGCATCGCGCTGA